One region of uncultured Methanolobus sp. genomic DNA includes:
- a CDS encoding 4Fe-4S double cluster binding domain-containing protein — translation MSLQDELSKIALKNGVQYFGVADLSEATDFIVDQGGSELSAYPYAISIGIRLMDTIVDKIPHRNEKSALLNYKHHAYDVINSRLDMATSILSSHIQDNGYAALPLPSSKRIDDERICAQFSHKLAAHLSGLGWIGKSCLLITPDNGPRVRWATILTDAPLQTTGSSMESRCRSCNECVKICPVQAFTGRNFIESESREMRYDAKKCEDHFKEMESKGQLAVCGLCVYVCPHGRK, via the coding sequence ATGAGTCTTCAGGATGAACTGAGCAAAATTGCATTGAAAAACGGTGTGCAGTATTTTGGTGTGGCAGATCTTTCGGAAGCCACTGATTTCATTGTAGACCAAGGTGGCTCTGAGCTGTCTGCATATCCTTACGCCATCTCAATTGGAATAAGATTGATGGACACCATCGTTGATAAAATACCTCACAGAAATGAGAAGTCTGCGTTATTGAATTACAAACATCATGCATACGATGTTATCAACTCAAGACTCGATATGGCAACTTCAATCCTGAGCAGCCACATTCAGGATAATGGCTATGCAGCACTTCCTCTTCCTTCATCAAAAAGGATAGATGATGAAAGAATTTGTGCCCAGTTCTCTCATAAACTGGCCGCTCACCTTTCCGGACTTGGCTGGATAGGAAAAAGCTGCCTTCTGATTACTCCAGACAACGGACCAAGGGTCAGGTGGGCCACCATCCTGACAGATGCACCCCTCCAGACTACCGGAAGCAGTATGGAAAGCAGGTGTAGAAGCTGTAACGAATGTGTGAAGATATGTCCTGTCCAGGCCTTTACCGGAAGGAATTTTATAGAAAGTGAGAGCCGGGAAATGAGATATGACGCTAAGAAATGTGAGGATCATTTCAAGGAAATGGAGAGCAAGGGACAACTAGCGGTGTGTGGGTTGTGCGTTTATGTGTGTCCTCATGGGAGAAAATAA
- a CDS encoding VOC family protein yields MKFTCPLIAVSDLEASKEFYEKVLSQKIVLDLGWNVTFDGGFAIQLNFADIVSVDRNSVMKKTHNFELYFEEDDFDFFIEHLRTFDDIEYVHPPKKHDWQQRVVRIYDPDKHIIEIGESMAAIARRFLDEGKSIEETAKLIQHPVGFVEAVSCDKETKNQTE; encoded by the coding sequence TTGAAATTTACATGTCCTTTAATTGCAGTCAGTGACCTTGAAGCGTCAAAAGAATTCTACGAAAAAGTGCTGAGCCAGAAGATTGTTCTGGACCTTGGATGGAATGTCACCTTTGACGGCGGCTTTGCAATCCAGCTCAATTTTGCCGATATCGTATCAGTTGACAGGAATTCGGTCATGAAGAAAACACATAACTTCGAGCTCTATTTTGAGGAAGATGACTTTGACTTCTTCATCGAACACCTGAGAACATTCGATGATATCGAGTATGTTCACCCGCCTAAGAAACACGACTGGCAGCAACGCGTTGTAAGAATATATGACCCGGACAAGCATATCATAGAGATAGGAGAATCAATGGCGGCCATCGCAAGACGATTTTTAGATGAAGGGAAATCCATAGAAGAAACTGCAAAACTCATCCAGCATCCGGTGGGCTTCGTTGAAGCTGTAAGCTGCGATAAGGAAACAAAAAACCAGACGGAGTAA
- a CDS encoding SulP family inorganic anion transporter, with translation MEIQNRVLEYLNGSLTSDLKAGIITAIVGLPLAIAFAIASGVEPQMGLYTAIIAGMLVSATGGSKYSISGPSGAMTVITLSTLHSFGLEGILLAGFIAGVFQVSFGILKLGKFVKYIPLPVISGFTSGIGAMLLIGQIPNAFGLVIESKEQAWETIYAVISNIDNISNTATIICIATVLLLLYLPVLFSKIKIIRSVPPSIIALVLSILIVLQLNTDIPLVGNIPSGLPQIQMLNFNLELLIDVLPAAFTIALLGTIQSLLCAVVCDGMTNSKHDSNKELLGQGIANMTLPFFSGIPGTAAIARTAINIREGARTRMAGIFQALILLTILLYLGPIAAFIPKAYLAGVLIVVAMRMINVDEFKTTMNISKMDSAVLLVTFVLTVLTNLVFAVQIGMFLSIVLLFVRLTNVIDIQTMENYDKTSGINATIFADPYLKNNVLVYTINGPFFFGAMNVFESKINEHMNISKPHIILRMRYVPFIDATGMERLKSFIRSSKKQRQKVYITSIQPEVMRIMENDEQLSELMGKQHVHVFDSTQEALEFVKEKNNDRKK, from the coding sequence ATGGAAATACAGAACAGAGTCTTAGAATACCTTAATGGGTCATTAACAAGTGATCTTAAAGCTGGAATAATCACAGCAATTGTAGGATTGCCGCTGGCCATCGCTTTTGCCATTGCTTCAGGCGTAGAACCCCAGATGGGATTATACACAGCCATCATTGCAGGTATGCTTGTATCCGCAACCGGCGGATCAAAATACTCCATAAGCGGCCCAAGCGGAGCAATGACGGTAATCACACTTTCTACGCTCCATAGTTTCGGGCTTGAAGGAATACTCCTTGCAGGTTTTATTGCAGGTGTATTTCAGGTATCTTTTGGAATCCTGAAACTTGGAAAATTCGTCAAGTACATCCCCCTGCCAGTAATCTCAGGATTTACAAGCGGTATCGGTGCAATGCTGCTCATAGGACAGATACCAAACGCATTCGGACTTGTTATTGAGTCAAAGGAACAGGCATGGGAAACAATCTATGCCGTTATATCAAACATAGATAACATAAGCAACACAGCAACAATAATCTGCATCGCCACAGTCCTGCTGCTTCTATATCTCCCCGTACTTTTTTCAAAAATAAAAATTATCCGAAGTGTGCCACCATCTATTATCGCACTGGTACTTTCAATCCTTATCGTACTCCAGCTTAATACCGATATTCCACTTGTAGGCAACATACCTTCAGGACTTCCACAAATCCAAATGCTGAACTTCAATCTTGAACTTCTCATTGATGTCCTCCCGGCAGCCTTTACAATAGCACTGCTTGGAACTATCCAGTCTCTGCTCTGTGCAGTTGTCTGTGATGGAATGACAAACAGCAAACATGACAGCAACAAAGAACTGCTGGGTCAGGGAATTGCAAACATGACACTGCCCTTCTTCTCAGGAATACCAGGGACCGCAGCAATTGCAAGAACTGCCATCAACATCCGTGAAGGTGCAAGAACCCGGATGGCAGGTATCTTTCAGGCTCTGATTCTTCTCACAATTCTGCTCTACCTCGGACCCATTGCAGCTTTCATTCCTAAAGCATACCTTGCAGGCGTTCTCATCGTGGTAGCAATGAGGATGATAAATGTAGATGAGTTCAAAACCACTATGAATATCAGCAAGATGGACAGCGCTGTTCTCCTTGTCACTTTCGTACTGACAGTACTCACAAATCTTGTATTTGCTGTCCAGATTGGAATGTTTCTCTCAATCGTGCTGCTCTTTGTTAGACTCACAAATGTGATCGACATTCAGACAATGGAGAACTACGACAAAACAAGTGGAATAAACGCAACCATCTTCGCTGATCCTTATCTAAAAAATAACGTTCTGGTCTACACCATAAACGGACCGTTCTTTTTCGGAGCCATGAACGTATTCGAGAGCAAAATAAACGAGCACATGAACATCAGCAAACCTCACATTATCCTGCGTATGCGTTATGTTCCTTTCATTGATGCAACAGGTATGGAGCGTCTGAAAAGCTTCATCCGTTCAAGCAAAAAACAGCGCCAGAAAGTATATATTACCTCTATCCAGCCTGAGGTCATGAGAATTATGGAAAATGATGAGCAACTTTCTGAGCTTATGGGAAAGCAACATGTGCATGTATTTGATAGCACACAGGAAGCTCTGGAGTTTGTGAAGGAAAAGAATAATGACCGGAAAAAGTGA
- a CDS encoding IS66 family transposase, whose amino-acid sequence MEREEILAVYEAGPEAVIELVTRLLGIIEQQALQIAQLEERVKHLEEMLDKNSCNSSKPPSTDSYARKKPKVKAQRKKSDRSAGGQNGHPGTTLRMNDEPDELVVHHIDKCIKCGGSLVSVSPDYERRQVFDIPLITIKCIEHRCEIKKCPECSHMNKAVFPDGVTQPTQYGHRVRSFAVYLHTNQLLPYQRVVKLFSDILGCRISPATIVNIERNCYDKLEAFESGVRYLLKQSHAINLDETGLRINASRNWLHVAGTKNLTYYFVHKKRGSQAMDAMGILPGYTGVATHDFWKPYYKYDCQHSLCNAHLLRELTGVAEYSDQEWPKLMGDLLVCIKHQVDNGLLDTELIQKFSEDYDHITCYGMNEIPPDPESDVQSKKRGRKKQTAAKNLLDRFMRFKEDILRFMYDPDVSFDNNQAERDIRMTKVQQKISGTFRSEQGARNFCRIRGYVSTVNKKSLSVIDSISEIFNGNPLVYLLQN is encoded by the coding sequence ATGGAACGAGAAGAAATACTTGCGGTTTATGAAGCTGGTCCAGAAGCAGTAATAGAACTTGTAACTCGATTACTTGGAATCATCGAACAACAAGCTCTCCAAATTGCACAGCTTGAAGAACGTGTCAAGCATCTGGAAGAAATGCTTGATAAGAATAGTTGCAATAGTAGCAAACCACCTTCTACTGATTCTTATGCACGGAAAAAACCGAAGGTAAAAGCTCAGAGAAAAAAGAGTGATCGATCTGCTGGTGGACAAAATGGTCATCCGGGTACTACACTGAGAATGAATGATGAACCGGATGAACTTGTTGTTCATCATATAGACAAATGCATCAAGTGTGGGGGATCGTTAGTTTCTGTGTCCCCTGATTATGAAAGAAGACAGGTCTTTGACATTCCTCTAATAACCATCAAGTGCATTGAACATCGCTGTGAGATAAAAAAATGTCCTGAATGTTCTCATATGAACAAAGCAGTTTTTCCGGATGGTGTAACTCAGCCAACTCAATATGGTCATCGAGTTAGGTCCTTTGCAGTTTATTTGCACACTAACCAGCTACTTCCCTATCAGCGTGTTGTCAAATTGTTCTCTGATATTTTAGGATGCAGGATCAGTCCTGCTACAATAGTGAACATCGAACGCAATTGCTATGATAAACTTGAAGCATTTGAAAGCGGAGTGAGATATCTCCTGAAGCAATCTCATGCTATCAACCTTGATGAAACAGGTTTAAGAATAAACGCATCCCGTAATTGGCTTCATGTAGCAGGTACTAAGAACCTCACATATTATTTTGTACATAAAAAAAGAGGGTCGCAAGCAATGGACGCCATGGGTATCCTGCCAGGTTATACTGGTGTTGCAACACATGATTTCTGGAAACCGTACTACAAATATGATTGCCAGCATTCATTATGTAATGCACATCTGTTAAGAGAGTTAACCGGAGTTGCTGAATACAGTGATCAAGAGTGGCCAAAGCTAATGGGTGATCTGTTGGTGTGCATCAAACACCAGGTAGATAATGGTCTTTTAGATACTGAACTAATTCAAAAGTTCAGTGAGGATTATGATCACATTACCTGTTATGGAATGAACGAAATTCCTCCTGATCCGGAATCAGATGTGCAGTCTAAAAAACGAGGACGTAAGAAGCAAACTGCAGCAAAGAACCTGCTGGATCGGTTCATGAGGTTTAAGGAGGATATCTTGCGGTTTATGTACGACCCGGACGTTTCGTTTGATAACAATCAGGCGGAAAGAGATATCAGAATGACGAAGGTACAGCAGAAGATATCAGGTACTTTCCGTAGTGAACAAGGGGCTAGAAATTTCTGCCGCATTAGAGGATACGTTTCTACTGTGAACAAGAAATCTCTATCGGTTATAGACTCGATTAGTGAAATATTCAATGGGAATCCACTTGTTTATTTATTGCAGAATTGA
- a CDS encoding SulP family inorganic anion transporter: MDIQNRVSNYLKESFTSDLKAGFITAVVALPLAIAFAIASGVEPQMGLYTAVIAGMLVSASGGSRYSISGPTGAMTVIILSTLHSFELEGLLLAGFLAGAFQILFGVLKLGKVVKYIPLPVISGFTSGIGAIILIGQIPNALGLVIPSKEHVWETLYAIISSANLISSTAVTICVATILLLLFLPGLMARIKYINSLPPSIIALILSVIIVYHFGLEIPLVGSIPAGLPQIRMINFNLELLMNVLPAALTIALLGAIEALLCAVVCDGMTNSRHDSNKELIGQGIANMALPFFSGIPCTAAIARSAVNIREGAKTRMSGIIHALILLMILVFLGPIAAFIPKAYLAGVLILVSLRMININEFKTTMSISKMDTAVLLVTFLLTVLTDLVFAVQMGMFLSIILLFIRLTNVIDVQSMENYDKTKGINATIFADPYLEKNVSVYTINGPFFFGAMNVFESKINEHMTISKPHIILRMRYVPFIDTTGIERLKSFIKASRKQHQRVYLTSVQPEVMRRMESDLELTELMQKQHVHICDSSQEALSFLKKKYGKK, translated from the coding sequence ATGGATATCCAAAATAGAGTCTCAAATTACCTAAAAGAATCGTTTACGAGTGATTTAAAGGCCGGATTTATCACGGCTGTTGTGGCATTGCCACTTGCTATTGCTTTTGCTATTGCTTCAGGTGTAGAGCCCCAGATGGGGTTATACACGGCTGTCATCGCAGGCATGCTGGTATCGGCAAGCGGAGGCTCACGCTACTCCATCTCCGGGCCAACCGGAGCGATGACCGTAATCATACTTTCAACACTGCACAGCTTCGAGCTTGAAGGGCTCCTCCTTGCAGGTTTCCTTGCCGGTGCGTTTCAGATACTGTTCGGGGTCCTGAAACTTGGTAAAGTTGTCAAATACATCCCTCTACCCGTCATATCAGGATTCACGAGCGGTATCGGTGCAATCATTCTTATCGGTCAGATACCTAACGCACTTGGACTTGTAATCCCATCAAAAGAACACGTATGGGAAACACTATACGCCATAATCTCCAGCGCAAATCTCATCAGCAGCACAGCAGTAACAATATGTGTAGCCACAATTCTGCTTCTCTTGTTCCTACCGGGACTGATGGCCAGAATAAAATACATCAACAGCCTCCCACCTTCAATAATCGCACTCATTCTCTCAGTTATCATAGTATACCACTTCGGACTTGAGATACCACTTGTAGGCAGCATCCCTGCCGGACTCCCACAGATCCGGATGATTAACTTCAACCTTGAACTGCTCATGAATGTCCTGCCGGCAGCTCTCACCATAGCACTTCTCGGAGCCATCGAAGCCCTGCTCTGTGCAGTAGTCTGTGACGGTATGACCAACAGCAGACATGACAGTAACAAAGAACTCATAGGTCAGGGAATCGCCAACATGGCACTGCCATTCTTCTCAGGAATTCCATGTACAGCCGCCATCGCAAGAAGTGCTGTCAACATCAGGGAAGGCGCAAAGACCCGGATGTCAGGAATAATCCACGCCCTGATACTGCTAATGATTCTGGTCTTCCTCGGCCCTATTGCTGCCTTCATCCCAAAAGCCTACCTTGCAGGAGTTCTCATCCTCGTTTCCCTGAGAATGATCAACATAAACGAGTTCAAAACCACCATGAGTATAAGCAAAATGGACACCGCGGTTCTTCTTGTAACTTTCCTGCTTACTGTACTCACTGACCTCGTATTCGCAGTCCAGATGGGTATGTTCCTTTCAATCATACTGCTCTTTATAAGACTCACAAATGTCATTGACGTTCAGAGCATGGAGAACTACGACAAAACAAAAGGTATCAACGCAACCATCTTTGCTGACCCATACCTTGAGAAGAACGTCTCAGTTTACACCATAAACGGACCATTCTTCTTCGGAGCCATGAACGTCTTTGAGAGCAAGATCAACGAGCACATGACAATCAGCAAACCTCACATAATCCTGCGTATGCGTTATGTCCCGTTCATCGATACAACAGGAATCGAGCGCCTTAAATCTTTCATCAAGGCAAGCAGAAAACAGCACCAGAGGGTCTACCTCACCTCAGTACAGCCTGAAGTCATGAGAAGAATGGAAAGCGATCTGGAACTTACCGAACTAATGCAAAAGCAGCATGTGCATATTTGTGACAGTAGTCAGGAAGCCCTGTCCTTTTTGAAAAAGAAATACGGCAAAAAATGA
- a CDS encoding phosphoribosyltransferase, whose amino-acid sequence MTSNSIKLIDNSLSHEDILYFRKKIVAKYRNIFSNDKWDIIVKIDRKGILLYDDITRGELLNVKCVANYNSFLNNETLFKNKKILLFDDSIHKGKTILKNINIISEHNPHSLDIAVVLADKNVFSNLKRKFHKSKINFMNPYMFGNNEEHFLLLYKKYISPYLDYICLPQTKDLIIDKITFKGYLDDETLINLFSDKESSIRIYKSFDDRSKMEMKLKCNAKNLIEEADKKSIDAFFEYDQLRVRFFVHKVNLQTTVYIEYIAFPNYFQKPTKPCKSCRVTKIKELKNNGEDCLACLIYNTTKNLRKTILKKMNEENIEKEMWIFKGEIIDREYEY is encoded by the coding sequence GTGACTTCTAATTCAATTAAACTAATCGATAATAGTTTATCTCACGAAGATATACTATACTTCCGGAAGAAAATAGTAGCTAAATATAGAAATATTTTTTCAAATGATAAGTGGGATATCATTGTGAAAATTGATCGCAAGGGCATTTTACTTTATGATGATATCACCAGAGGAGAATTATTAAATGTTAAATGCGTTGCTAATTATAATTCATTTTTGAATAATGAAACATTATTTAAAAATAAAAAAATTCTTCTTTTTGATGATTCAATTCATAAAGGAAAAACAATATTAAAAAATATTAACATTATATCTGAGCATAATCCTCATTCTCTTGACATAGCAGTTGTCTTAGCAGATAAGAATGTATTTAGTAATCTAAAAAGAAAGTTCCACAAATCCAAGATTAATTTTATGAATCCATATATGTTTGGAAATAACGAAGAACATTTTTTATTGCTCTATAAGAAATACATTTCTCCATATCTGGACTACATATGTTTGCCACAAACTAAAGATTTAATAATAGATAAAATCACTTTCAAAGGTTATCTTGATGATGAGACACTGATTAATTTATTTTCCGATAAAGAATCATCAATTAGAATATACAAATCTTTTGATGATAGAAGTAAAATGGAAATGAAATTAAAGTGTAATGCTAAGAATTTAATTGAAGAAGCTGATAAAAAATCGATAGATGCATTTTTTGAGTATGATCAACTTAGAGTACGATTTTTTGTTCACAAAGTAAACCTGCAAACAACTGTTTATATAGAATATATAGCATTTCCAAATTACTTTCAAAAACCGACTAAACCCTGCAAATCCTGCCGTGTAACCAAAATTAAAGAACTAAAAAATAATGGCGAAGATTGTTTAGCCTGTTTAATATATAATACAACAAAAAACCTAAGAAAAACTATATTAAAAAAAATGAATGAAGAAAATATTGAAAAAGAAATGTGGATATTCAAAGGAGAAATTATTGATAGAGAATATGAATATTAA
- a CDS encoding ISH3 family transposase, whose protein sequence is MSLLSFNSSPHSKVELRPKKCIDSVLKPLTDNIDIKINGSLTCKDLFYASICMSIENSSIHSMSKHYQDIPCETSTRYHLRKLNLEELVRINNKILLQGPINTLKTDKEYEFAIDFTNDPYYGGTDSSNENYVIRSQAKKSTNSFYSYASLSIINKNERFTISVLPVERSKTTVYYLNYFIDTLNDLDLKIKVLCLDRGFYSVDVFRFLQDEKIPHITPVVKRGNKIKLLLIGRSARSAKYVMKNPQKEEVSLDIVIDVKYLKGKRNKTGCENLGFVVYGLKWKPRKISSVYRRRFAIESSYRMRNIVKPKTSTRDVTLRYFFALVSFLIRNTWLFIQKKHFTIVKQGPQIIDEDKFRFDRFILFVGEWLRRKMKIQLVVRCLR, encoded by the coding sequence ATGTCATTACTATCATTCAATTCAAGCCCTCATTCTAAAGTTGAATTAAGACCGAAAAAATGCATTGACTCTGTCTTAAAACCGCTTACAGATAATATTGATATCAAAATCAATGGTTCTCTTACCTGTAAAGACCTATTTTATGCTTCAATATGTATGTCCATAGAGAATAGTTCAATCCACTCTATGTCAAAACACTATCAAGATATCCCATGTGAAACATCTACAAGATATCATCTCAGGAAACTGAATCTTGAAGAGCTTGTTCGAATAAATAATAAAATCCTGCTTCAAGGTCCTATTAATACTCTGAAAACGGATAAGGAATATGAGTTTGCTATCGATTTCACAAATGATCCTTACTATGGAGGAACTGATTCATCCAATGAAAACTATGTGATACGTAGTCAGGCCAAGAAGTCAACAAACTCATTTTATTCATACGCTTCGTTATCCATAATAAACAAGAACGAGAGATTTACTATATCTGTTCTTCCAGTAGAAAGAAGCAAAACAACAGTCTATTACCTCAACTATTTTATTGATACGTTAAATGATCTAGATCTAAAGATCAAGGTTCTTTGTTTGGATCGAGGGTTTTATTCTGTTGATGTTTTTAGATTTTTACAAGACGAAAAGATTCCTCATATTACTCCAGTAGTAAAAAGAGGAAACAAGATCAAGCTACTACTTATAGGCAGAAGTGCAAGATCTGCTAAATATGTAATGAAAAATCCTCAGAAGGAAGAGGTTAGTCTGGATATCGTTATCGATGTCAAGTACCTGAAGGGTAAAAGGAACAAAACAGGGTGTGAAAATCTTGGATTTGTAGTCTATGGGCTTAAATGGAAACCCAGGAAGATCAGTAGTGTATACAGAAGAAGATTTGCTATTGAATCATCTTACAGGATGAGAAATATAGTCAAACCAAAAACATCCACAAGAGACGTAACTTTAAGATATTTCTTTGCACTGGTATCGTTCCTGATTAGAAATACATGGCTCTTCATTCAGAAAAAGCATTTTACGATTGTAAAACAGGGTCCTCAGATAATTGATGAGGACAAATTCAGATTTGATAGATTTATCCTGTTTGTTGGAGAATGGCTTAGAAGAAAGATGAAGATTCAGTTGGTTGTACGGTGTTTGAGGTAG
- a CDS encoding reverse transcriptase N-terminal domain-containing protein, producing MNVSYSTIPSGERLTDVKYPLKWEDIDWKTVNEKVNKLQTRIAKAVRQRKWHSVKRLQYLLTNSFHARLLAVKKVTQNKGKRTAGIDGKTWTTPLSKMKAALSLSGKSYKAKPMRRIYIQ from the coding sequence ATGAATGTAAGTTATTCAACGATACCCTCGGGTGAGAGGCTTACAGACGTCAAATACCCACTCAAGTGGGAAGACATCGACTGGAAAACAGTCAATGAGAAGGTTAATAAGCTGCAAACCAGAATTGCAAAAGCGGTTAGACAAAGAAAGTGGCATTCAGTTAAACGACTACAATATTTACTCACAAACTCCTTCCATGCCAGGTTACTGGCAGTGAAGAAAGTGACTCAGAATAAGGGTAAAAGGACAGCAGGAATTGATGGAAAAACGTGGACAACACCTTTATCCAAAATGAAAGCTGCTCTGAGCCTATCCGGGAAGAGTTACAAAGCAAAACCAATGAGAAGAATCTACATTCAGTAG
- a CDS encoding ISH3 family transposase, which translates to MSFLKFNSSTPSKVELRPKQCIDAVLKPLTDNIAININGSLTCKDLFYAAICMAVEKSSVHSMSKHYQDIPCETSTRYHLNKLDLEELIRLNAKILLQGPISTLKTEKKYEFAIDFTNDPYYGETDSSNENYVIRGQAKKSTNSFYSYISLSIINKNERFTISVLPVERSETKINYLAYFVDLIGNLDLKIKVLCLDREFSSVDVFEFLQNKDIPHITPIVKKGNVIKRLLIGRKARDSQYVMKNPQKKEVRLNIVIDVKYMKGKRNKKGCENLGFVVYGINWKPRKISTVYRRRFAIESSYRMRNIVKPRTSTRNVTFRYFFTLVSFLLRNTWLLIQKKHFTIVKRGPQTIDEDRFRFDRFILFVEEWFRRNLRVQLVVRCLR; encoded by the coding sequence ATGTCGTTTCTAAAATTCAATTCCAGCACCCCTTCTAAAGTCGAGTTAAGACCAAAACAATGTATCGATGCTGTTCTAAAACCTCTTACTGATAATATCGCCATTAATATCAATGGTTCTCTTACCTGTAAAGACCTATTTTATGCTGCTATATGTATGGCAGTAGAAAAAAGTTCAGTTCATTCCATGTCGAAACACTATCAAGACATTCCTTGTGAAACATCTACAAGATATCATCTCAATAAATTGGATCTTGAAGAACTAATCCGGTTAAATGCAAAGATTCTACTTCAAGGTCCTATTAGTACTCTAAAAACTGAGAAAAAGTATGAGTTTGCTATTGACTTTACAAATGACCCTTACTATGGAGAAACTGATTCATCCAATGAAAACTACGTCATACGTGGACAGGCAAAAAAATCTACAAACTCTTTCTATTCATATATTTCATTGTCCATCATAAACAAGAATGAGAGGTTCACTATATCCGTTCTTCCAGTAGAAAGAAGTGAAACAAAGATCAATTACCTCGCTTATTTCGTTGATCTGATAGGGAACCTTGATCTTAAGATCAAGGTTCTTTGTTTGGACAGAGAGTTTAGCTCTGTTGATGTCTTTGAGTTCTTACAGAACAAAGACATTCCTCATATTACTCCTATAGTTAAAAAAGGAAACGTGATCAAACGACTACTTATTGGTAGAAAGGCAAGGGATTCGCAATATGTTATGAAGAATCCTCAGAAGAAAGAGGTTCGGCTAAATATCGTTATTGATGTCAAGTACATGAAAGGTAAAAGGAATAAAAAAGGATGCGAAAACCTTGGTTTTGTTGTTTATGGGATCAACTGGAAGCCCCGGAAGATTAGCACGGTCTATAGAAGAAGGTTTGCAATCGAATCGTCTTACAGGATGAGGAATATAGTCAAACCCAGAACATCGACAAGGAACGTTACTTTCAGGTACTTTTTTACATTGGTATCGTTCCTGCTTAGAAATACATGGCTCCTAATTCAGAAAAAGCATTTTACGATTGTAAAACGAGGTCCTCAAACAATTGATGAGGATAGGTTCAGGTTTGACAGATTTATCCTGTTTGTTGAGGAATGGTTTAGAAGAAACTTAAGGGTTCAATTGGTAGTGCGGTGTTTGAGGTAG